One Turneriella parva DSM 21527 genomic region harbors:
- a CDS encoding FixH family protein translates to MKGPGDKAWPLGIVIVLALFMGMTVWFVKTAFSERVDLVAPDYYYRDKTFSERIKKETRLNATGQAEIARTDNGVHIQLPAAFAGKKIGGKLVFYSPLNPADDFQLPVSFVGPEQRIVASLKPKQIWKVALDFEAAGETYFFERTVR, encoded by the coding sequence ATGAAAGGCCCCGGCGACAAGGCATGGCCGCTCGGCATTGTCATCGTGCTTGCCCTCTTTATGGGCATGACCGTCTGGTTCGTCAAAACCGCATTCTCTGAACGCGTCGATCTTGTGGCCCCCGATTATTATTACCGCGACAAGACTTTCTCTGAACGTATCAAGAAAGAGACCAGGCTGAATGCGACAGGGCAGGCCGAAATCGCCCGCACAGATAATGGCGTGCACATACAGTTGCCCGCCGCGTTTGCCGGTAAAAAAATCGGCGGCAAACTGGTTTTTTATTCACCGCTCAACCCCGCTGATGATTTTCAGCTGCCTGTCAGCTTTGTTGGCCCTGAGCAGCGAATCGTCGCTTCCCTCAAGCCGAAACAGATCTGGAAGGTTGCGCTCGATTTCGAAGCGGCCGGCGAAACCTACTTTTTTGAACGCACAGTGCGATGA
- a CDS encoding sulfite exporter TauE/SafE family protein — MTFALSAFVMGLFASGHCLGMCGPLVLALPQGDDRLGRAVFYRLIYNIGRVFTYAGLGLIAGLLGAILVIEVAQGQVARIAGGALILVAALQLLPRFQIRGMSHFYSSLSRYVSPRLKSTGAGKFFILGSLNGFLPCGMVAAALVVSVASETPADSVLYMAIYGLGTLPMMLTASLMGFYLAARTRRVLSVVGPVYGILLGILLIVRPELVAPHCR; from the coding sequence ATGACGTTTGCCCTCTCGGCTTTTGTCATGGGCCTCTTTGCCAGCGGGCACTGTCTCGGCATGTGCGGACCACTGGTGCTGGCGCTGCCGCAGGGTGATGATCGCCTTGGGCGCGCGGTATTTTATCGCCTCATATACAACATCGGCCGCGTCTTCACCTACGCCGGTTTGGGGCTGATTGCAGGGCTTCTCGGCGCAATACTGGTGATCGAAGTTGCGCAGGGACAGGTTGCCCGCATTGCCGGAGGGGCGCTGATTCTCGTGGCAGCTTTGCAGCTGTTGCCGCGGTTTCAGATTCGGGGTATGTCCCACTTCTATTCTTCGCTGAGCAGGTACGTTTCGCCGCGCCTTAAATCTACGGGTGCGGGTAAATTTTTTATTCTCGGTAGCCTCAACGGATTTTTGCCGTGCGGCATGGTTGCGGCGGCGCTCGTGGTGAGCGTCGCCTCCGAGACGCCCGCAGACAGTGTGCTCTACATGGCGATCTATGGTTTGGGAACACTGCCGATGATGCTGACGGCTTCGCTCATGGGTTTCTATCTCGCTGCCCGAACGCGGCGGGTGCTCTCGGTTGTCGGCCCCGTCTATGGCATTCTGCTGGGCATTTTGCTCATCGTGCGCCCTGAACTTGTCGCCCCGCATTGCCGCTAG
- a CDS encoding cyclic nucleotide-binding domain-containing protein — translation MQVTEITHGVVVGRTDKRTVLFGCPPEVIKHLMVKGIGSPDVIVLPDTPYRFNVLQNCTEFPLYYFLFVERNFMQGKKLTIVGTALHLKANRKLLRLTLLGPTRKEYDALGQSPWFDELYREARAISVKNSEGREFSIDDFVDFVPFQNGVARLADGTEIFHNARDQYRLNGENIDIRFDTPQDPPYDLRSDFTTTLPSQFGVTVLGGASGFIADKPCSGLVLHYNSEHMLIDCVPYLEQALNARGISSTEIRSLFLTHIHDDHCNIFPLLRLSNKVRLIATKEIFWMAMMKLSLQTMLPIDDLKQMFQFVEVKPYETTEFFGLSIEPHYTVHSIPTIGATFRMKEGNSSRSIVFIGDNKSFTDIEQMVAQGIVRHEKFDVLKQLYTEPHDILFADGGMGILHGNPRDALKSQADRIVFMHLEKLPPEFDATFSHATHGKRYNIIQGSYDSYMIRTMHILSDSFHNISHDWATALMNNFRIVTFNSGDIIFKQNEASKGLIYIILTGSCSVMYHDGKTLSEKARKEAGDFVGEMAVLDDNKVRSASIVAATPVTLCAIDEKLFHEFLIAENRVDEMRHLWKVRSEIERFWPFAQFADNVKDRIARAAVRLRVASGDTLVEQGKSDGEFFIILSGEYSVRHNGIEIKILRAGDMFGEYGSLDSTARNATVTALANGEVIEVARGEIRKIIESAPIFNFSMRELMMRRSRELKLLDRGG, via the coding sequence ATGCAAGTGACTGAGATTACCCACGGCGTCGTTGTCGGCCGCACTGACAAGCGCACCGTGCTGTTCGGCTGCCCGCCAGAAGTGATCAAGCACCTGATGGTGAAGGGTATCGGTAGCCCCGATGTCATCGTTCTGCCAGATACGCCGTACCGCTTTAACGTGCTGCAAAATTGTACGGAGTTTCCTCTTTACTATTTCTTGTTCGTTGAGCGAAACTTTATGCAGGGCAAGAAACTCACGATCGTGGGCACGGCGCTGCATCTCAAGGCGAACCGAAAGCTTCTGCGCCTGACGCTTTTAGGCCCCACACGCAAAGAGTACGATGCGCTCGGGCAAAGCCCCTGGTTCGACGAACTCTACCGCGAGGCGCGGGCAATCTCGGTCAAAAACAGCGAAGGTAGAGAATTCTCCATCGACGATTTTGTGGATTTCGTACCTTTTCAAAACGGCGTCGCCCGCCTCGCCGACGGCACTGAAATTTTTCACAACGCCCGCGACCAGTACAGGTTGAACGGTGAAAATATCGATATTCGCTTCGACACACCACAAGACCCGCCATACGACCTGCGCAGCGATTTCACGACGACGCTGCCTTCGCAGTTTGGCGTCACGGTTCTGGGGGGTGCCTCGGGTTTTATCGCCGATAAACCGTGCTCGGGCCTCGTGCTGCACTACAACTCAGAGCACATGCTGATCGACTGCGTTCCCTACCTCGAACAGGCGCTGAATGCCCGGGGCATCTCGAGTACTGAAATCCGTTCGCTTTTTCTGACGCATATTCATGACGACCATTGCAACATTTTTCCGCTGCTGAGGCTCTCAAACAAGGTGCGCCTCATTGCCACCAAAGAAATTTTCTGGATGGCGATGATGAAACTTTCGTTGCAGACGATGCTGCCGATCGATGATCTCAAACAGATGTTCCAGTTTGTCGAGGTGAAACCGTACGAAACGACTGAATTTTTCGGCCTGTCGATTGAGCCTCATTATACCGTGCATTCGATACCGACGATCGGCGCTACGTTTAGAATGAAAGAAGGGAACAGCTCGCGCAGCATCGTCTTTATCGGCGACAACAAATCGTTCACAGACATCGAGCAGATGGTTGCGCAGGGTATCGTGCGGCACGAGAAATTCGATGTGCTGAAACAACTTTATACAGAACCGCATGACATTCTGTTCGCCGACGGCGGCATGGGAATTCTGCACGGAAACCCGCGCGATGCGCTGAAGTCGCAGGCTGACCGCATTGTCTTCATGCACCTTGAGAAGCTGCCGCCAGAATTCGACGCAACGTTCTCGCACGCAACTCATGGCAAACGCTATAACATCATTCAGGGCAGCTACGACTCGTACATGATTCGCACGATGCACATCTTGAGCGATTCTTTTCACAATATTTCGCACGACTGGGCGACTGCGCTCATGAACAACTTCAGAATCGTCACGTTCAATTCGGGTGATATTATCTTTAAACAGAACGAAGCCTCAAAGGGGCTGATCTATATAATACTCACCGGCAGCTGCAGCGTCATGTACCATGACGGCAAGACACTGAGCGAGAAGGCTCGCAAAGAAGCCGGAGATTTCGTCGGCGAAATGGCGGTGCTCGACGACAACAAGGTGCGCTCGGCATCGATTGTTGCGGCGACCCCGGTGACGCTTTGCGCGATCGATGAAAAGCTGTTTCACGAATTTCTGATCGCAGAGAACCGCGTCGACGAAATGCGCCACCTGTGGAAAGTGCGGTCAGAGATCGAGCGGTTCTGGCCGTTTGCCCAGTTCGCCGATAACGTCAAAGACCGTATCGCGCGGGCGGCTGTGAGGCTGCGTGTCGCTTCGGGTGACACGCTCGTCGAACAGGGTAAAAGCGACGGCGAGTTCTTTATTATTCTTTCAGGCGAATACAGCGTGCGCCACAACGGCATCGAAATTAAGATTCTGCGCGCAGGCGATATGTTCGGTGAATACGGCTCGCTCGATTCAACTGCGCGCAATGCCACCGTGACGGCGCTTGCAAACGGCGAAGTTATTGAAGTTGCGCGCGGTGAAATTCGCAAGATAATCGAATCGGCGCCGATATTTAATTTCAGCATGCGCGAGCTCATGATGCGGCGCTCGCGCGAACTGAAGCTGCTCGACCGTGGGGGCTAA
- a CDS encoding RrF2 family transcriptional regulator, with the protein MLYSSASKYAVRALAYMTSRDDQKIFTVEELATGASVPKPYLSKILKQLVAGKILKSNKGPGGGYQFAKPAAEISLYDIKITIDGITEFVECALGLDSCNDHAPCPAHFIWKDLRAAATKSLQITTLPLANKIMVEKAVHAGSSKKTTFRKVTT; encoded by the coding sequence ATGCTCTACAGCAGTGCAAGTAAATACGCCGTGCGTGCCCTCGCGTACATGACTTCGCGCGACGACCAGAAGATCTTCACTGTAGAAGAACTGGCGACCGGGGCATCGGTACCCAAACCTTACCTTAGCAAGATACTCAAGCAGCTCGTCGCCGGCAAGATTCTCAAGTCAAACAAAGGGCCGGGGGGCGGCTACCAGTTCGCCAAGCCGGCGGCAGAGATCAGCCTGTACGACATCAAGATCACCATCGACGGCATTACCGAATTTGTCGAATGCGCACTCGGCCTTGATTCATGCAACGACCACGCGCCCTGCCCCGCACACTTCATCTGGAAAGACCTGCGGGCTGCGGCGACCAAGTCACTGCAGATCACGACGTTGCCGCTCGCCAATAAGATTATGGTCGAAAAGGCAGTGCATGCCGGCTCGAGCAAGAAGACTACCTTTCGCAAAGTGACAACCTGA
- a CDS encoding O-acetylhomoserine aminocarboxypropyltransferase/cysteine synthase family protein, whose amino-acid sequence MSQINLETLGLHAGQTPDPTTGSRAVPLYQTTSYVFKDTEHAANLFGLKEFGNIYTRIMNPTTDVFEKRIAAIEGGVGAVATSSGQAATTTAILNITRPGDEIVSLDNLYGGTYQLFRVTLPLLGRTVKFAKSGDIAAIKAAITPKTRAVYCETIGNPKLDVPDFAALAQVAHEAGVPLIVDNTVGVGLVRPIDHGADIIVASATKFIGGHGTSIGGVIVDSGKFAWNNGKYPDYTEPDTSYHGLKYWDVFGKFEPFGGVNIAFIIRARVLWLRDLGFSMSPFNAWMFLQGLETLGLRVKQHSANALKVAEHLKKLPKVSWVNYPGLSDSPNHTIAKKYLGNNFGALIGFGVKGGLEGGKKFINSLKLLSHLANIGDAKSLVIHPASTTHSQLTAEEQVSTGVSPDYVRLSVGLENVEDIIADLDQALAQT is encoded by the coding sequence ATGTCACAGATCAATCTCGAAACCCTCGGCCTGCACGCAGGCCAAACGCCCGACCCGACAACCGGCTCGCGCGCGGTACCCCTTTACCAGACAACCTCGTATGTCTTCAAAGACACCGAGCACGCAGCGAATCTTTTCGGTCTCAAAGAATTCGGCAACATCTACACGCGCATCATGAACCCCACAACCGATGTGTTCGAAAAACGCATCGCAGCGATCGAAGGTGGCGTCGGCGCCGTTGCAACGTCGTCGGGCCAGGCGGCCACCACGACGGCGATTCTCAACATCACACGTCCCGGCGATGAAATTGTTTCGCTCGACAACCTCTACGGCGGCACTTACCAGCTCTTTCGCGTGACATTGCCGCTCTTGGGCCGCACGGTGAAGTTTGCCAAATCGGGTGACATTGCCGCGATTAAGGCAGCGATCACACCTAAAACGCGCGCGGTTTACTGCGAAACGATTGGCAATCCCAAGCTCGATGTGCCTGATTTTGCTGCACTCGCCCAGGTTGCACACGAAGCGGGAGTTCCCCTCATCGTCGACAACACCGTCGGTGTGGGCCTGGTGCGCCCGATCGACCACGGTGCAGATATCATCGTTGCTTCGGCTACGAAGTTCATCGGCGGTCACGGCACTTCGATCGGTGGAGTGATAGTCGATTCGGGTAAATTTGCCTGGAACAACGGCAAGTACCCAGACTACACAGAACCCGATACCAGCTACCACGGCCTTAAGTACTGGGATGTGTTCGGCAAGTTTGAACCGTTCGGTGGCGTCAACATCGCCTTTATCATTCGCGCGCGCGTGCTGTGGCTGCGCGACCTCGGTTTCAGCATGAGCCCGTTCAACGCCTGGATGTTTCTGCAGGGGCTCGAAACGCTCGGCTTGCGCGTAAAGCAACACAGCGCCAATGCGCTGAAAGTGGCAGAACACCTGAAGAAACTTCCGAAGGTATCGTGGGTGAACTACCCCGGTCTCAGCGACAGCCCGAACCATACGATTGCGAAGAAGTACCTCGGTAACAACTTTGGTGCATTGATCGGTTTTGGTGTGAAAGGTGGTCTCGAAGGCGGCAAGAAGTTCATCAATTCGCTGAAGCTGCTCTCTCACCTCGCGAACATCGGTGATGCCAAGTCGCTCGTGATTCACCCCGCATCGACAACGCACTCTCAGTTGACGGCCGAAGAGCAGGTATCGACCGGCGTGTCGCCCGATTACGTGCGCCTTTCGGTGGGTCTTGAAAATGTCGAAGACATTATCGCAGACCTCGACCAGGCGCTCGCGCAGACTTAA
- a CDS encoding epoxyqueuosine reductase: MAAHRVLLAVIGRTRLDAIARVAAGVGFSAVAAVPVTEPSAEFRNWWLAFLARGGHSDLAYLEGPQRFDLRAVLPEAQSLLLFRYPYRFREVDEKLRLAPYKVARYAWQKDYHVILKAKLAEVMQACSLAGRAVTDSAPLAERYWARLAGLGKIGRNGMLIAAGSGSYFLIAAVLTNEVLAAEVVESLAQTKGPNDIADICGECNLCVEACPTAALTGDGLMKTDRCISYQTIEKRENEVDVSLNQKRHHWVFGCDVCQQVCPHNKTALAFAEPRFNDEHAAAAAIAAGELPATRSSLKLSSFYRRGLAKLAGNLRAVMSFSDSAPGPHDGE; encoded by the coding sequence ATGGCTGCGCATCGTGTTTTGCTGGCAGTGATTGGCCGCACCCGCCTTGATGCAATCGCGCGCGTTGCTGCCGGCGTGGGTTTCAGTGCGGTCGCAGCGGTACCCGTCACCGAACCTTCAGCTGAATTCAGAAATTGGTGGCTGGCGTTTCTTGCGCGTGGCGGGCACAGCGACCTGGCCTACCTTGAGGGGCCGCAGCGTTTCGATCTGCGCGCTGTTTTGCCCGAGGCGCAAAGTCTGCTGCTCTTTAGATATCCTTATCGTTTTCGCGAGGTTGACGAAAAGCTGCGCCTTGCCCCGTATAAAGTTGCGCGCTATGCGTGGCAAAAAGATTATCACGTGATACTCAAGGCAAAGCTTGCCGAGGTTATGCAGGCATGCTCGCTCGCGGGTCGCGCCGTCACCGATTCAGCGCCGCTCGCCGAACGCTATTGGGCGCGCCTCGCGGGCCTCGGCAAGATTGGCCGCAACGGCATGCTGATCGCTGCCGGTTCGGGCAGTTATTTTCTCATCGCCGCTGTGCTGACAAACGAGGTGCTTGCTGCAGAAGTTGTCGAAAGTTTGGCGCAGACGAAAGGCCCAAACGATATTGCCGACATCTGCGGCGAATGCAACCTCTGCGTCGAGGCTTGCCCGACTGCTGCGCTCACAGGCGACGGCCTCATGAAAACTGACCGGTGCATTTCGTACCAGACGATTGAGAAGCGCGAAAACGAAGTGGATGTATCTCTCAACCAGAAGCGGCACCACTGGGTTTTTGGCTGCGACGTATGCCAACAGGTCTGCCCGCACAACAAAACGGCGCTCGCGTTTGCCGAACCCCGATTTAACGACGAGCATGCGGCCGCAGCGGCGATTGCCGCGGGCGAATTGCCAGCCACGCGCTCGTCGCTGAAACTCTCAAGCTTTTACCGGCGCGGCCTCGCGAAGCTCGCCGGCAACCTGCGCGCAGTTATGAGTTTCAGCGATTCGGCACCGGGCCCCCATGACGGAGAATGA
- a CDS encoding adenylate/guanylate cyclase domain-containing protein: MNAFRTKATQLKQYPALPAASVDRFAEILESSDDWQLYRINPLAFAEEHGYPEEAALDLFIHAARVGLVDFSYNMICPRCGGVAHAHHELDEVESTDFYCAVCTSSSPATLDDQVEVSFAIHPAVRKLNIDPLADLASYNRFHFSQNYIISDELRELRRQLIRHFVVLTPDASKRIVFKKAKHSTFQLISIETNTSLLINLGQADGSVGSAAAIPFSATGFAQKELASTASALELTVHNNTRARVGLMVATPDLPRILEVVARHPTRIRPFLTAKMLLNNQTFRELYKIQHLSKNLNLNIKSLTIMFTDLRGSTEMYDRAGDVFAYSLVQEHFRILTASARKFRGAIIKTMGDAIMATFSTPADGMFAALDMLKEIERLNESIKADGFEIGLKVGLHEGPALAVMRDERLDYFGQTVNIAARVQGLAAAGEICVTPTVAEAPGARALASEAGLTAEAENARLKGVGQETLVFRFAQRGAAA, encoded by the coding sequence ATGAATGCATTTCGTACCAAAGCAACACAGCTAAAACAATATCCGGCTTTGCCGGCGGCATCTGTCGACCGCTTTGCAGAGATTCTCGAATCATCAGACGACTGGCAGCTGTACAGAATTAATCCGCTCGCTTTCGCCGAAGAGCACGGCTATCCCGAAGAGGCGGCTCTCGACCTGTTCATTCATGCTGCGCGTGTCGGGTTGGTTGACTTCAGCTATAATATGATCTGCCCGCGCTGCGGCGGTGTAGCGCATGCGCACCACGAACTCGACGAAGTTGAGTCAACAGACTTCTATTGCGCCGTGTGCACATCGTCGAGCCCCGCAACACTTGACGATCAGGTCGAGGTCTCGTTTGCGATTCACCCGGCTGTTCGAAAACTGAATATAGACCCTCTTGCCGATCTGGCTTCGTACAACCGATTCCATTTCTCTCAGAATTATATCATATCCGATGAGTTGCGCGAGTTGCGCCGCCAGCTGATTCGCCATTTCGTGGTACTAACGCCCGATGCTTCAAAACGCATTGTGTTCAAGAAGGCAAAGCACTCCACCTTTCAGCTGATTTCGATTGAGACCAATACATCGTTGCTCATCAACCTGGGTCAGGCAGACGGGTCTGTGGGCAGCGCGGCCGCAATACCCTTTTCTGCGACTGGCTTTGCGCAAAAAGAACTGGCTTCGACTGCCAGTGCTCTCGAACTGACAGTGCACAACAACACGCGCGCCCGGGTTGGTCTAATGGTCGCGACCCCCGATCTACCGCGAATTCTCGAAGTTGTGGCCCGGCATCCGACTCGTATACGGCCGTTTTTGACAGCCAAAATGCTGCTCAACAACCAGACTTTTCGCGAACTCTATAAAATTCAGCACCTGTCGAAAAATCTGAATCTGAACATCAAGAGCCTCACGATCATGTTTACCGATCTGCGGGGCTCAACCGAAATGTACGACAGGGCAGGTGATGTATTCGCGTATTCACTCGTGCAGGAGCATTTCAGAATTCTCACGGCTTCAGCGCGCAAGTTCAGAGGGGCGATCATCAAAACAATGGGTGACGCGATCATGGCCACGTTTTCGACCCCAGCCGACGGCATGTTTGCCGCGCTCGACATGCTGAAAGAAATCGAGCGCCTGAACGAGAGTATCAAGGCCGACGGCTTTGAGATTGGCCTAAAGGTTGGTCTGCACGAAGGGCCGGCGCTGGCTGTGATGCGCGACGAACGGCTCGATTACTTTGGCCAGACGGTCAACATCGCGGCGCGCGTTCAGGGCCTTGCCGCTGCGGGTGAGATCTGCGTCACCCCGACGGTGGCCGAGGCGCCCGGTGCGAGAGCGCTCGCGAGCGAAGCGGGCCTTACCGCCGAGGCTGAGAATGCGAGGCTCAAGGGAGTCGGGCAAGAGACCCTGGTCTTTCGCTTTGCGCAGCGCGGGGCTGCGGCTTAG
- a CDS encoding 3-deoxy-7-phosphoheptulonate synthase, which translates to MTTDDLRIQGLKPLIPPAILIEEIPLPYAGQTFVNTAREHVNKIVKGEDDRLLVVVGPCSIHDTKAAIEYAEKLQKLRAQHAADLEVVMRVYFEKPRTRSGWKGLINDPHIDGSFSINEGLRIARKLLVDLTAMGLPIGCEFLDTISPQFIADCVSWGAIGARTTESQVHRELASGLSMAVGFKNGTDGNTKIAIDAIHAAQAAHHFLSITKQGVAAIVHTKGNPVGHLILRGSTQGPNYEAAFIKKTAQELKAAELREGLIVDCSHGNSSKDHNRQPIVAQNIAEQLAAGERAIVGVMLESHLKAGNQKEAPLAKLEYGKSITDACIAFDDTEKVLHALAAGVRSRRGK; encoded by the coding sequence ATGACCACAGACGATTTACGCATTCAGGGCCTGAAGCCTTTAATACCCCCTGCAATCCTCATTGAAGAAATACCCCTGCCCTATGCCGGGCAGACCTTTGTGAACACGGCGCGCGAGCATGTGAATAAGATCGTGAAGGGTGAAGACGACCGCCTGTTGGTGGTTGTTGGCCCGTGCTCGATACACGATACCAAAGCGGCAATCGAATATGCCGAAAAGCTGCAGAAGTTGCGCGCGCAGCACGCGGCCGACCTCGAGGTGGTGATGCGCGTCTATTTCGAAAAGCCGCGCACCCGCTCGGGCTGGAAAGGGCTTATCAACGACCCGCACATCGACGGTTCGTTTAGCATTAACGAAGGCTTGAGAATCGCGCGTAAACTTCTGGTCGACCTGACCGCGATGGGTCTGCCCATCGGCTGCGAGTTTCTCGACACCATCAGCCCGCAGTTCATCGCCGACTGCGTCAGCTGGGGCGCAATCGGTGCGCGCACGACCGAAAGCCAGGTGCATCGCGAACTCGCTTCAGGCCTTTCGATGGCGGTCGGCTTCAAGAACGGCACCGACGGCAATACAAAAATTGCGATCGACGCAATTCACGCGGCGCAGGCCGCGCACCATTTCTTGTCGATTACCAAACAGGGAGTGGCGGCCATCGTGCACACTAAAGGTAACCCCGTAGGGCATCTGATTCTGCGCGGCTCGACGCAGGGCCCAAATTACGAAGCGGCGTTCATCAAAAAAACAGCGCAAGAGCTGAAAGCAGCCGAACTGCGCGAAGGTCTCATCGTCGACTGCAGCCATGGCAATTCTTCGAAAGACCATAACCGCCAGCCGATCGTGGCGCAGAATATCGCTGAGCAGCTTGCAGCCGGTGAAAGGGCCATCGTGGGTGTGATGCTCGAAAGCCATTTAAAAGCCGGCAACCAGAAAGAGGCTCCGCTGGCGAAGCTCGAATATGGCAAGTCGATCACCGATGCCTGCATCGCGTTTGACGACACCGAAAAAGTTCTGCATGCGCTCGCAGCCGGCGTCAGATCGCGCAGAGGTAAATAA
- a CDS encoding phospholipase D-like domain-containing protein produces MRQPAYELLTEGDVYYARMLRAIRGARRHVQIMMYIWQNDRIGRLFLKALERKCRQGTQVTIVVDAIGSFDLPRNFFAPVQRLGASVYMHHRWQLLSWQWLRYLIRRNHRKLLVVDDEVAFTGGFNLMREASLRHFGHGRWLDVGFVTRAQQPVWQLRRQFQNACRRASHRRWATRLLLRSQNKVILFSGRRAISFSMSRWLKRRLRKAHKKIVIAVPYFVPYGFYWRVLVRKLKRGVTVDIILPARSDVAWVDQLSFFLARRLMRKGANIYLYGGDDARFSHAKFYMIDGYSGTGSANYDYRSLVLNLDTLVFTPQSKGAWQKVHEEMLQNSQRAAEADLNTGWIARLLLAVRWLA; encoded by the coding sequence GTGCGGCAACCTGCGTACGAACTTCTGACCGAAGGGGATGTTTACTATGCACGCATGCTGCGCGCGATTCGCGGCGCGCGCCGGCATGTGCAGATAATGATGTATATCTGGCAGAACGACCGCATTGGTCGGCTGTTTCTGAAGGCGCTCGAAAGAAAATGCCGCCAGGGAACGCAGGTGACAATTGTGGTCGATGCGATTGGCAGTTTCGATTTGCCGCGCAATTTTTTCGCACCTGTGCAGCGGCTCGGAGCATCGGTCTATATGCACCACCGCTGGCAGCTGCTCAGCTGGCAATGGCTGCGCTACCTGATTCGCCGCAACCACCGCAAACTTCTGGTTGTCGACGATGAGGTTGCTTTCACCGGCGGATTCAATCTCATGCGCGAAGCCTCACTGAGGCACTTTGGTCACGGTCGCTGGTTAGACGTGGGTTTTGTGACGCGTGCGCAGCAGCCGGTTTGGCAGCTCAGAAGGCAGTTTCAAAATGCCTGCAGAAGGGCGAGCCATCGGCGCTGGGCAACGCGCCTGCTTTTGCGCAGCCAGAACAAGGTTATTTTGTTCAGTGGCAGGCGGGCGATTTCTTTTTCGATGTCGCGCTGGCTAAAGCGCCGCCTGCGCAAGGCTCACAAGAAGATTGTGATTGCGGTACCGTATTTCGTGCCCTATGGCTTTTATTGGCGCGTGCTCGTGCGTAAGCTCAAGCGGGGCGTCACCGTCGACATCATCTTGCCGGCGCGTTCAGATGTCGCCTGGGTCGATCAATTGTCCTTTTTTCTTGCTCGCCGGCTCATGCGCAAAGGCGCCAATATCTATCTTTATGGCGGCGACGATGCGCGCTTTTCGCATGCAAAATTCTACATGATCGATGGCTATTCGGGTACCGGGTCGGCGAATTACGATTACCGCAGCCTGGTCTTGAACCTCGATACCCTGGTCTTTACGCCGCAGAGCAAAGGCGCCTGGCAAAAGGTTCACGAAGAAATGTTACAGAATTCACAGCGAGCGGCAGAAGCAGACCTGAACACCGGGTGGATTGCCCGCCTGCTGCTTGCCGTGCGCTGGCTGGCCTGA